A DNA window from Pseudorasbora parva isolate DD20220531a chromosome 19, ASM2467924v1, whole genome shotgun sequence contains the following coding sequences:
- the pogza gene encoding pogo transposable element with ZNF domain isoform X1: MADSDLYMQCDEDDLEPCQSITENRNQQYNKVTVVPSGNSAPTPVQSDGTSESTSATIDLINQAVPLASAPPVTGLSNAVQTSGAAGGTQTIYISTQPNPGQPLAGSMNLGTSLNYILNGQPISFLTAAQTPQLIAQRMVTPGSSVQQTTPGKLSALQIPVTLTINNPSNLQSITSSAPGVSTLNVTPSNVQSAAAQGATIKVIKFTKVAGAPTAAGQVLSSLVQPSKTVALQNNMTNRAPAPLLSGGLSQTVRPQLQIFAPPSATTNALKRASSSANFCARCKAVYQKNQSLRGYFCQCNQELLKSVQELKVQARKKIKRPSDKPQSKPSTSETPASFSASSETSLKDVITSEIPEGEPSPHSGDLDEQGRMIMLVEDFFYGQHPGQSSSSRYNKEPVLMKCQLCEKKVKSNIKMMNHMKHHMDLDNQTGEVDYHTMCQHCYRNFSTPFSLQCHVETVHNQAESSKVCKICEWSFESEPLFLNHMKHAHKPGEMPYRCQVCEFRSSFYQDVINHFTEQHKDTCILLCPYCLKVFRSLIGFQLHYGRHQTRTVHHCSRCRLQFIHEKDERRHRQRFHGTCVKPKQLEGLTPGTRVIIRAYADSTENKDPVGEPPLNTCSNATSTTAAPQNATSKVIPVKKKPVESMMELMVKFQSQCKPTEKFYCMECRYDIPYFSNHFPTYVSCSLCRYCTCCSRAYANHMISVHVPRKNTRQYITLYKPCPKKGRLSCTTCRFKTRVGDSMAKHLADFPKHQASRCTLREGFSRGYKRFVFIPTDLLRGGQILNNAFFVPLQVQQVNKSAFPLTSIPLPQPTYTITLPASVANTVNFPIQVQPIQQTFPIQVQPIQQTFPIQVQPIEQRTIPDKISAVKPDAAKQTSNRGLSKVATGRAVENTLTVAQLKVVLHALCCGVPQAANHFATPPEEVQSLLLKRQSQLEPSRSREALMPQETDRLVEWMLCQREQQLPVDEANLFDFMSSHGAQNISYDTVVDFLLRHDLGLQAFATSSKLLPDKSQELERSFSSFLKKQVNSQTFRLSSMGAMDELSIFIDMEQLDEASADSSSMLSAFKLMGTTNPLIEVVFTALADGTTLSTMLFFRGEPLKTDAHSLPDFIILEARPEGFTDEERLQLWLDKVWSRHVNPSSGGKGLLILDTYKGHASNEFLAALNSANSLPGLIPRSCSRRLQPIEACMGPVLREFLQARWSEHVTKAPQELAGAKPADLALLLSRWLVELLDVLKAEPKLLFRSFDRVLSSNPDVTSDEPSELVRSLTEALLLSKLQAGKVEEKKAETSVIVSAESSPQSSMISLKKIFEKDSDLESFHGFEDSEIDHSFSLK, from the exons ATGGCAGATTCGGACCTTTACATGCAATGTGATGAAGATGATCTAGAACCATGCCAGAGTATTACAGAAAACAGGAACCAGCAATATAACAAAG ttactGTAGTCCCAAGTGGCAATAGTGCACCGACACCAGTGCAATCTGATGGCACCTCTGAATCGACATCAGCTACTATTGACCTCATAAATCAAGCTGTTCCTTTGGCTTCTG CTCCTCCTGTTACGGGTCTGTCTAATGCTGTCCAGACAAGTGGAGCTGCAGGTGGCACACAAACCATCTACATCAGTACACAG CCTAATCCAGGTCAGCCTCTGGCAGGCTCAATGAATTTGGGAACATCACTTAATTACATCTTGAATGGACAGCCCATTAGTTTTCTCACTGCTG CTCAGACACCCCAGTTAATTGCTCAGCGGATGGTCACCCCAGGGAGTTCAGTACAGCAAACGACGCCTGGAAAACTGTCTGCGTTGCAGATCCCAGTCACCTTGACCATCAATAACCCCTCAAACTTACAAAGCATCACCTCATCGGCCCCAGGAGTGTCCACTCTTAATGTGACGCCTTCCAACGTCCAATCAGCCGCAGCTCAAG GTGCGACAATTAAAGTTATAAAGTTTACGAAGGTTGCTGGAGCACCTACAGCTGCTGGTCAAGTTTTGAGCTCATTGGTGCAGCCCAGCAAAACCGTCGCCCTCCAaaacaatatgacaaacagAGCTCCGGCCCCGCTCCTGTCGGGTGGGCTGTCTCAGACTGTGAGACCTCAATTGCAGATCTTTGCCCCTCCGTCTGCCACAACTAACG CTTTGAAAAGAGCCTCCAGTTCTGCGAATTTCTGTGCTCGCTGTAAAGCCGTTTACCAAAAGAATCAGTCCCTCCGTGGATACTTCTGT CAATGTAATCAAGAGCTTCTCAAGAGTGTCCAGGAACTGAAGGTCCAAGCTAGAAAAAAGATCAAGCGCCCGAGTGACAAACCCCAATCAAAACCTTCCACATCCGAGACTCCTGCTTCCTTCTCCGCGTCATCAGAAACGTCTCTTAAAGACGTCATCACTTCTGAGATACCCGAGGGAGAGCCTAGTCCTCACTCTGGAGATTTGGATGAACAGGGCAGAATGATCATGCTAGTTGAAGACTTCTTCTATGGGCAGCACCCTGGCCAGTCCTCATCATCACGATATAATAAAGAGCCCGTCTTAATGAAATGCCAACTCTGTGAAAAGAAGGTGAAGAGCAACATCAA GATGATGAACCACATGAAACACCACATGGATTTGGATAACCAAACAGGGGAAGTAGACTATCATACTATGTGCCAGCATTGCTACAGAAACTTTTCTACACCCTTCAGTCTGCAGTGCCACGTAGAGACGGTTCATAACCAAGCAGAGTCTTCAA AAGTGTGCAAGATCTGTGAGTGGTCCTTTGAGAGCGAACCCCTCTTTCTGAACCACATGAAACATGCGCACAAGCCTGGCGAGATGCCCTACAGGTGTCAG GTGTGCGAGTTCCGATCCTCTTTCTACCAAGATGTTATAAACCACTTCACAGAGCAGCACAAGGACACATGCATCTTACTGTGTCCCTACTGCTTAAAAGTATTTAGGTCTCTTATTGGCTTCCAGTTGCACTACGGTAGACACCAG ACAAGAACAGTGCATCATTGTAGCAGATGCCGACTTCAATTCATTCATGAGAAGGATGAGCGGCGTCACAGACAAAGGTTTCACGGTACCTGTGTCAAGCCCAAGCAATTGGAGGGCCTCACACCTGGTACTAGG GTAATCATCCGAGCTTATGCTGACAGTACTGAAAACAAAGATCCTGTAGGAGAGCCTCCATTGAACACTTGCTCAAACGCCACATCAACAACTGCAGCACCTCAAAATGCCACCAGTAAAGTCATTCCTGTTAAGAAAAAGCCAGTGGAAAGCATGATGGAGCTAATGGTCAAGTTTCAGAGTCAATG CAAGCCAACAGAAAAATTCTACTGCATGGAGTGCAGATATGACATTCCATATTTTTCCAACCATTTTCCCACCTATGTGAGCTGTTCCCTCTGCCGCTACTGCACATGCTGTTCCAGAGCTTATGCCAATCACATGATCAG TGTACATGTTCCTCGGAAAAACACCAGACAATACATTACTCTATACAAACCCTGCCCAAA GAAGGGGAGGCTAAGCTGTACTACGTGTAGATTCAAAACTCGGGTTGGAGATTCAATGGCCAAACATCTCGCTGATTTTCCTAAACATCAAGCAAGCCGGTGCACCTTGCGGG AAGGATTTTCACGTGGCTATAAAAG ATTTGTCTTCATCCCAACGGACCTACTGCGAGGAGGTCAGATACTCAACAACGCGTTTTTCGTGCCATTGCAAGTGCAGCAAGTGAACAAGAGTGCATTTCCTCTGACCTCTATACCCCTTCCTCAACCCACCTACACAATAACTCTACCTGCTAGTGTCGCTAACACAGTGAACTTTCCCATTCAGGTTCAACCTATTCAACAGACCTTTCCCATTCAGGTTCAACCTATTCAACAGACCTTTCCCATTCAGGTTCAACCTATTGAACAAAGAACCATTCCAGACAAAATATCTGCGGTCAAACCAGATGCTGCGAAGCAAACTTCAAACAGAGGGCTTTCCAAAGTCGCCACAGGACGTGCAGTGGAAAACACGCTTACCGTTGCTCAGCTGAAAGTTGTGCTGCACGCCCTCTGCTGTGGTGTCCCTCAGGCCGCTAATCACTTCGCCACTCCGCCGGAAGAAGTCCAGTCGTTGCTCTTGAAGCGTCAGAGTCAGCTCGAGCCCTCACGAAGCAGAGAAGCCTTGATGCCACAGGAAACCGATAGGTTAGTCGAATGGATGCTGTGCCAACGTGAGCAACAGCTACCTGTCGATGAAGCGAATCTGTTCGACTTTATGAGCAGTCATGGTGCGCAAAATATCTCTTACGATACAGTGGTTGATTTCTTGCTACGCCACGATCTGGGCTTGCAAGCATTCGCCACATCCAGCAAGTTGCTACCGGATAAATCCCAGGAGCTGGAGCGTTCCTTCAGCAGCTTTCTGAAGAAGCAAGTCAATTCGCAAACCTTCAGACTGTCTTCTATGGGCGCCATGGATGAGCTTTCCATATTTATAGATATGGAGCAGCTGGATGAAGCCTCTGCGGATTCCTCGTCCATGTTGTCTGCTTTTAAATTGATGGGCACCACAAATCCACTTATAGAGGTTGTGTTTACAGCACTGGCTGATGGGACCACATTATCCACCATGCTTTTCTTCAGAGGCGAACCTCTCAAGACAGATGCACATTCCTTGCCAGATTTCATCATACTGGAGGCTAGGCCAGAAGGGTTCACGGATGAAGAAAGACTACAGCTTTGGTTGGACAAGGTGTGGAGTCGGCATGTGAACCCTAGTTCTGGAGGCAAAGGGTTGCTGATACTCGACACGTACAAAGGCCACGCATCTAATGAATTCTTGGCAGCGCTCAACAGTGCTAACTCTCTTCCAGGTCTGATCCCTCGCAGTTGCTCTCGCCGTCTGCAGCCCATCGAAGCCTGCATGGGGCCTGTGTTACGTGAGTTCCTGCAGGCTCGATGGAGCGAGCATGTGACAAAGGCGCCACAGGAACTGGCTGGAGCCAAACCAGCTGACCTTGCCCTTCTTCTCTCTCGCTGGCTCGTCGAGCTACTGGATGTCCTTAAAGCAGAGCCTAAGCTTCTTTTCCGCTCTTTCGATCGTGTTTTAAGCTCAAACCCAGACGTGACATCTGACGAACCGTCAGAGCTCGTGCGGAGTCTGACTGAAGCTCTCCTCCTCAGTAAATTGCAAGCAGGTAAAGTCGAGGAGAAGAAGGCCGAGACCTCCGTTATCGTTTCTGCAGAATCCTCTCCGCAGTCCAGTATGATTTCATTGAAAAAGATCTTTGAGAAGGACAGTGATTTGGAGTCTTTCCATGGTTTTGAGGATTCAGAAATAGATCATTCATTTTCTCTTAAATGA
- the pogza gene encoding pogo transposable element with ZNF domain isoform X2, with product MADSDLYMQCDEDDLEPCQSITENRNQQYNKVTVVPSGNSAPTPVQSDGTSESTSATIDLINQAVPLASAPPVTGLSNAVQTSGAAGGTQTIYISTQPNPGQPLAGSMNLGTSLNYILNGQPISFLTAAQTPQLIAQRMVTPGSSVQQTTPGKLSALQIPVTLTINNPSNLQSITSSAPGVSTLNVTPSNVQSAAAQGATIKVIKFTKVAGAPTAAGQVLSSLVQPSKTVALQNNMTNRAPAPLLSGGLSQTVRPQLQIFAPPSATTNALKRASSSANFCARCKAVYQKNQSLRGYFCQCNQELLKSVQELKVQARKKIKRPSDKPQSKPSTSETPASFSASSETSLKDVITSEIPEGEPSPHSGDLDEQGRMIMLVEDFFYGQHPGQSSSSRYNKEPVLMKCQLCEKKVKSNIKMMNHMKHHMDLDNQTGEVDYHTMCQHCYRNFSTPFSLQCHVETVHNQAESSKVCKICEWSFESEPLFLNHMKHAHKPGEMPYRCQVCEFRSSFYQDVINHFTEQHKDTCILLCPYCLKVFRSLIGFQLHYGRHQTRTVHHCSRCRLQFIHEKDERRHRQRFHGTCVKPKQLEGLTPGTRVIIRAYADSTENKDPVGEPPLNTCSNATSTTAAPQNATSKVIPVKKKPVESMMELMVKFQSQCKPTEKFYCMECRYDIPYFSNHFPTYVSCSLCRYCTCCSRAYANHMISVHVPRKNTRQYITLYKPCPKKGRLSCTTCRFKTRVGDSMAKHLADFPKHQASRCTLRGFSRGYKRFVFIPTDLLRGGQILNNAFFVPLQVQQVNKSAFPLTSIPLPQPTYTITLPASVANTVNFPIQVQPIQQTFPIQVQPIQQTFPIQVQPIEQRTIPDKISAVKPDAAKQTSNRGLSKVATGRAVENTLTVAQLKVVLHALCCGVPQAANHFATPPEEVQSLLLKRQSQLEPSRSREALMPQETDRLVEWMLCQREQQLPVDEANLFDFMSSHGAQNISYDTVVDFLLRHDLGLQAFATSSKLLPDKSQELERSFSSFLKKQVNSQTFRLSSMGAMDELSIFIDMEQLDEASADSSSMLSAFKLMGTTNPLIEVVFTALADGTTLSTMLFFRGEPLKTDAHSLPDFIILEARPEGFTDEERLQLWLDKVWSRHVNPSSGGKGLLILDTYKGHASNEFLAALNSANSLPGLIPRSCSRRLQPIEACMGPVLREFLQARWSEHVTKAPQELAGAKPADLALLLSRWLVELLDVLKAEPKLLFRSFDRVLSSNPDVTSDEPSELVRSLTEALLLSKLQAGKVEEKKAETSVIVSAESSPQSSMISLKKIFEKDSDLESFHGFEDSEIDHSFSLK from the exons ATGGCAGATTCGGACCTTTACATGCAATGTGATGAAGATGATCTAGAACCATGCCAGAGTATTACAGAAAACAGGAACCAGCAATATAACAAAG ttactGTAGTCCCAAGTGGCAATAGTGCACCGACACCAGTGCAATCTGATGGCACCTCTGAATCGACATCAGCTACTATTGACCTCATAAATCAAGCTGTTCCTTTGGCTTCTG CTCCTCCTGTTACGGGTCTGTCTAATGCTGTCCAGACAAGTGGAGCTGCAGGTGGCACACAAACCATCTACATCAGTACACAG CCTAATCCAGGTCAGCCTCTGGCAGGCTCAATGAATTTGGGAACATCACTTAATTACATCTTGAATGGACAGCCCATTAGTTTTCTCACTGCTG CTCAGACACCCCAGTTAATTGCTCAGCGGATGGTCACCCCAGGGAGTTCAGTACAGCAAACGACGCCTGGAAAACTGTCTGCGTTGCAGATCCCAGTCACCTTGACCATCAATAACCCCTCAAACTTACAAAGCATCACCTCATCGGCCCCAGGAGTGTCCACTCTTAATGTGACGCCTTCCAACGTCCAATCAGCCGCAGCTCAAG GTGCGACAATTAAAGTTATAAAGTTTACGAAGGTTGCTGGAGCACCTACAGCTGCTGGTCAAGTTTTGAGCTCATTGGTGCAGCCCAGCAAAACCGTCGCCCTCCAaaacaatatgacaaacagAGCTCCGGCCCCGCTCCTGTCGGGTGGGCTGTCTCAGACTGTGAGACCTCAATTGCAGATCTTTGCCCCTCCGTCTGCCACAACTAACG CTTTGAAAAGAGCCTCCAGTTCTGCGAATTTCTGTGCTCGCTGTAAAGCCGTTTACCAAAAGAATCAGTCCCTCCGTGGATACTTCTGT CAATGTAATCAAGAGCTTCTCAAGAGTGTCCAGGAACTGAAGGTCCAAGCTAGAAAAAAGATCAAGCGCCCGAGTGACAAACCCCAATCAAAACCTTCCACATCCGAGACTCCTGCTTCCTTCTCCGCGTCATCAGAAACGTCTCTTAAAGACGTCATCACTTCTGAGATACCCGAGGGAGAGCCTAGTCCTCACTCTGGAGATTTGGATGAACAGGGCAGAATGATCATGCTAGTTGAAGACTTCTTCTATGGGCAGCACCCTGGCCAGTCCTCATCATCACGATATAATAAAGAGCCCGTCTTAATGAAATGCCAACTCTGTGAAAAGAAGGTGAAGAGCAACATCAA GATGATGAACCACATGAAACACCACATGGATTTGGATAACCAAACAGGGGAAGTAGACTATCATACTATGTGCCAGCATTGCTACAGAAACTTTTCTACACCCTTCAGTCTGCAGTGCCACGTAGAGACGGTTCATAACCAAGCAGAGTCTTCAA AAGTGTGCAAGATCTGTGAGTGGTCCTTTGAGAGCGAACCCCTCTTTCTGAACCACATGAAACATGCGCACAAGCCTGGCGAGATGCCCTACAGGTGTCAG GTGTGCGAGTTCCGATCCTCTTTCTACCAAGATGTTATAAACCACTTCACAGAGCAGCACAAGGACACATGCATCTTACTGTGTCCCTACTGCTTAAAAGTATTTAGGTCTCTTATTGGCTTCCAGTTGCACTACGGTAGACACCAG ACAAGAACAGTGCATCATTGTAGCAGATGCCGACTTCAATTCATTCATGAGAAGGATGAGCGGCGTCACAGACAAAGGTTTCACGGTACCTGTGTCAAGCCCAAGCAATTGGAGGGCCTCACACCTGGTACTAGG GTAATCATCCGAGCTTATGCTGACAGTACTGAAAACAAAGATCCTGTAGGAGAGCCTCCATTGAACACTTGCTCAAACGCCACATCAACAACTGCAGCACCTCAAAATGCCACCAGTAAAGTCATTCCTGTTAAGAAAAAGCCAGTGGAAAGCATGATGGAGCTAATGGTCAAGTTTCAGAGTCAATG CAAGCCAACAGAAAAATTCTACTGCATGGAGTGCAGATATGACATTCCATATTTTTCCAACCATTTTCCCACCTATGTGAGCTGTTCCCTCTGCCGCTACTGCACATGCTGTTCCAGAGCTTATGCCAATCACATGATCAG TGTACATGTTCCTCGGAAAAACACCAGACAATACATTACTCTATACAAACCCTGCCCAAA GAAGGGGAGGCTAAGCTGTACTACGTGTAGATTCAAAACTCGGGTTGGAGATTCAATGGCCAAACATCTCGCTGATTTTCCTAAACATCAAGCAAGCCGGTGCACCTTGCGGG GATTTTCACGTGGCTATAAAAG ATTTGTCTTCATCCCAACGGACCTACTGCGAGGAGGTCAGATACTCAACAACGCGTTTTTCGTGCCATTGCAAGTGCAGCAAGTGAACAAGAGTGCATTTCCTCTGACCTCTATACCCCTTCCTCAACCCACCTACACAATAACTCTACCTGCTAGTGTCGCTAACACAGTGAACTTTCCCATTCAGGTTCAACCTATTCAACAGACCTTTCCCATTCAGGTTCAACCTATTCAACAGACCTTTCCCATTCAGGTTCAACCTATTGAACAAAGAACCATTCCAGACAAAATATCTGCGGTCAAACCAGATGCTGCGAAGCAAACTTCAAACAGAGGGCTTTCCAAAGTCGCCACAGGACGTGCAGTGGAAAACACGCTTACCGTTGCTCAGCTGAAAGTTGTGCTGCACGCCCTCTGCTGTGGTGTCCCTCAGGCCGCTAATCACTTCGCCACTCCGCCGGAAGAAGTCCAGTCGTTGCTCTTGAAGCGTCAGAGTCAGCTCGAGCCCTCACGAAGCAGAGAAGCCTTGATGCCACAGGAAACCGATAGGTTAGTCGAATGGATGCTGTGCCAACGTGAGCAACAGCTACCTGTCGATGAAGCGAATCTGTTCGACTTTATGAGCAGTCATGGTGCGCAAAATATCTCTTACGATACAGTGGTTGATTTCTTGCTACGCCACGATCTGGGCTTGCAAGCATTCGCCACATCCAGCAAGTTGCTACCGGATAAATCCCAGGAGCTGGAGCGTTCCTTCAGCAGCTTTCTGAAGAAGCAAGTCAATTCGCAAACCTTCAGACTGTCTTCTATGGGCGCCATGGATGAGCTTTCCATATTTATAGATATGGAGCAGCTGGATGAAGCCTCTGCGGATTCCTCGTCCATGTTGTCTGCTTTTAAATTGATGGGCACCACAAATCCACTTATAGAGGTTGTGTTTACAGCACTGGCTGATGGGACCACATTATCCACCATGCTTTTCTTCAGAGGCGAACCTCTCAAGACAGATGCACATTCCTTGCCAGATTTCATCATACTGGAGGCTAGGCCAGAAGGGTTCACGGATGAAGAAAGACTACAGCTTTGGTTGGACAAGGTGTGGAGTCGGCATGTGAACCCTAGTTCTGGAGGCAAAGGGTTGCTGATACTCGACACGTACAAAGGCCACGCATCTAATGAATTCTTGGCAGCGCTCAACAGTGCTAACTCTCTTCCAGGTCTGATCCCTCGCAGTTGCTCTCGCCGTCTGCAGCCCATCGAAGCCTGCATGGGGCCTGTGTTACGTGAGTTCCTGCAGGCTCGATGGAGCGAGCATGTGACAAAGGCGCCACAGGAACTGGCTGGAGCCAAACCAGCTGACCTTGCCCTTCTTCTCTCTCGCTGGCTCGTCGAGCTACTGGATGTCCTTAAAGCAGAGCCTAAGCTTCTTTTCCGCTCTTTCGATCGTGTTTTAAGCTCAAACCCAGACGTGACATCTGACGAACCGTCAGAGCTCGTGCGGAGTCTGACTGAAGCTCTCCTCCTCAGTAAATTGCAAGCAGGTAAAGTCGAGGAGAAGAAGGCCGAGACCTCCGTTATCGTTTCTGCAGAATCCTCTCCGCAGTCCAGTATGATTTCATTGAAAAAGATCTTTGAGAAGGACAGTGATTTGGAGTCTTTCCATGGTTTTGAGGATTCAGAAATAGATCATTCATTTTCTCTTAAATGA